A window of Streptomyces broussonetiae genomic DNA:
TCGTCGGGCACCGCTGCGCGGCGTTCCGTGATGATCTGGGCGATGTACCAGTTCGCCACCTCCTGGACGGCGTCCTCCGCCGCCTGCTCCTCGCCGCCCTCCAGGCCGGAGAAGTCGGGGCTGGGGATGTCGGACACGTACACCACCTTCGTGTTGATCTTGATGGGAAACGGCCATTGTCTCCCTGGCCGATTCCGGTGGCACAGTGCCGCGACCTTTCGCGTCTGTCGAGTCGGCACCTTCGCGCCCCGCACCATCCGGGGGATGCTTCCCCAAGAGCGCCAAGTGGGGCATAGGTGGAGCCCAAGTGATCATCTATCGGGGGTGGACGTGACCGGCGGCCGTGATCTGAGGGCCCTGTTCAGTACGAACGACCGCACGGTGACGGCGGAAGAGGCGTTCACCAACCGGCAGGCGCAGTGGGACCTGGTGGCCGACGCGCTCGCCGAGCACCCACGGCGGATCTCCTCCCCCGCCTTCGACGTCGAAGATCTCGACGCGTCGCGGAACAACGTGATCGTCCTGCACGGCGTCGGCGGGATCGGCAAAACAACCTTGTCCTGCAAGCTCGAGGCGGCTCTCGACGATGCCGGCCAGCGCCCGTCCCAACGGCCAGTTGAAGTGGCACACGGGGAAGTTCTGTCACAGACCGTGACGCCAGCTGCGGGGGCTCGGTTGCTGGTTCGGGGCGTGTCGCTTCCTGTCGGTACGAGCTTCCCGTGCCCGCGCGCCCGGCATGCCGCCGAGGCGGAGGTCCGGGACGTAGGCCGCGCCGGCGAACTTACGAATCCTTCGTGAACGCGCTGCCATGGTCGGCGGCCCACTGGCGAAACGTTCGCGGCGCAGTCCCGAGGATGTCGCGCACCGCCGTGGTGACGTAGGCGGGCTGTCCGACCGCCGCGCTCCACGCGGCGAGCAGCATCTCGATGACCGAGTTGGGCGCCGTGCCCTGCGACAGGTTGCGGAACTCATCTGGTGTCATCTCCTCGAATGCGATCCGGCGCCCCAGGGCGTCGCCGATGAGGCCCACCTGCGCGGCCTGGGTCAGCGATTCGGGTCCCGTCAGGACGTAGTCCCCTGTGTATCCGTCCTGATGGAGCGTCTGTGCTGCGACGGCTGCGACGTCGCGGTCGTCGACGGGAGCCGTCTGGGCGGCGCCGTACGGCCAACGGACGGCTTCGCCCGCGCGGATCGCGGGCGCCCACCAGGCCAGTGAGTTCGATGCGAGCATCCCCGGCCGGATGATCGTCGACTCGAGTCCGGTGGCCGCGATGAGTCGCTCGATGCCGGCGTGCAGGTCCGCCATGGGATTGGGCTGCTGGAAGAAGGGGTGCGGCGTCTGGTGCGGGGAGGAGAGGAAGACGACCCGCCGCACGTGGGCTGCCAGGCGCGCCACGACTTCGGCGGCGGTCTGGGGCGGAGCGGTCCAGACGAGGAGGACCGCGCCGGCGCCTTTCAATGCCGGGTCGAGCGAGTCGGGCGCGGTGAGGTCGCCGGTGAAGACCTCCACGTTCGTCGGCAGTGTCGCAGCTGCCTCCGGACGACGGGTGAGGGCGCGGACCGGCACGCCCGCGTCGAGGAGTTGGTCGATGACGGCGCGGCCGATCCGGCCCGTCGCCCCGGTCACGAGCACGGGGGGACTGTCTGTCTTGCTCATGCCGCCCATGAAAACGTAACTCGGTTAAAAAAGCAACCTAGTAATGATGGATGTTATGGTGGTCAG
This region includes:
- a CDS encoding P-loop NTPase family protein — encoded protein: MDVTGGRDLRALFSTNDRTVTAEEAFTNRQAQWDLVADALAEHPRRISSPAFDVEDLDASRNNVIVLHGVGGIGKTTLSCKLEAALDDAGQRPSQRPVEVAHGEVLSQTVTPAAGARLLVRGVSLPVGTSFPCPRARHAAEAEVRDVGRAGELTNPS
- a CDS encoding SDR family oxidoreductase; this translates as MSKTDSPPVLVTGATGRIGRAVIDQLLDAGVPVRALTRRPEAAATLPTNVEVFTGDLTAPDSLDPALKGAGAVLLVWTAPPQTAAEVVARLAAHVRRVVFLSSPHQTPHPFFQQPNPMADLHAGIERLIAATGLESTIIRPGMLASNSLAWWAPAIRAGEAVRWPYGAAQTAPVDDRDVAAVAAQTLHQDGYTGDYVLTGPESLTQAAQVGLIGDALGRRIAFEEMTPDEFRNLSQGTAPNSVIEMLLAAWSAAVGQPAYVTTAVRDILGTAPRTFRQWAADHGSAFTKDS